The following are from one region of the Sandaracinus amylolyticus genome:
- a CDS encoding S8 family serine peptidase, with protein sequence MRARLAVAVALVLMSGTARAQPPRLMRALDAPRYPRQPLLSASDAAGAPLAWSRHGTLGEGATICVIDTGVDARHRDLRDAEGHTRIRWLVDLESSTPTGDHAELEARHGVAIHASTRIDAALAAGTPLPGDRHGHGTAIASIAAGDDSDGDEPGPLAGVAPRASLIVVRALRADAAGFEDDDVARGAELCFALAEDPSRTVALLALGGHDGTHDGDEPLSRALTAIAREGHALIVAAGNDGDRAIHATGRALPGAPARIGVHVPTPRTDGEHWVAIVVRGARDVSWIAPNGASLRARDGELAMTAHAGGYLLLDARDPDAVRAVIGGGGTNAVLHAGDYQLVVTGRDAPFDAWIVDAHLGPTLGTPALEGLHVVPGESVTIPATSPELIAVGASIARARHGELSLEARDDGSAAFSARGPSATGQARPDVIAPGGFFAAALSSDLEPDDPWNLIGGSRPVLDRRRVDETHLVIEGSSAAAAVVAGAYALALSTAPADLARDRALLTTTADATDAWTDTRGAGVLRLDRWLDARLAPDVARTIDPARSAVSLTRTIALPRATDVHAIVRVIDVAGEQVHGGELVLRANGRVLARAAIAHGRADAAFTIDAPAGEHLVIEGEANGVAIGASTIEVRVDESPRGVAVPRGGMQCAIGTTRDGSLVWIVIALALLARRR encoded by the coding sequence ATGCGCGCGCGGCTCGCCGTCGCCGTCGCGCTCGTGCTGATGTCGGGCACGGCGCGCGCGCAGCCCCCGCGTCTGATGCGTGCGCTCGATGCGCCGCGTTATCCGCGCCAGCCGCTGCTCTCGGCGTCCGACGCTGCAGGCGCACCGCTCGCGTGGTCCCGCCACGGCACGCTCGGTGAGGGCGCGACGATCTGCGTGATCGACACCGGGGTCGACGCACGACATCGCGACCTGCGCGACGCCGAGGGACACACGCGCATCCGCTGGCTCGTCGATCTCGAGTCCTCCACGCCGACCGGCGATCACGCCGAGCTCGAGGCGCGCCACGGCGTCGCGATCCACGCGAGCACACGCATCGACGCCGCGCTCGCGGCGGGCACACCGCTGCCCGGCGACCGCCACGGCCACGGCACCGCGATCGCATCGATCGCCGCGGGAGACGACAGCGACGGAGACGAGCCCGGTCCGCTCGCCGGCGTGGCACCACGCGCCTCGCTGATCGTCGTGCGCGCGCTGCGCGCCGATGCCGCGGGCTTCGAGGACGACGACGTCGCGCGCGGCGCCGAGCTCTGCTTCGCGCTCGCCGAGGATCCCTCGCGCACCGTCGCGCTGCTCGCACTCGGCGGGCACGACGGAACGCACGACGGCGACGAGCCGCTCTCGCGCGCGCTCACCGCGATCGCGCGCGAAGGACACGCGCTGATCGTCGCCGCGGGCAACGACGGGGACCGCGCGATCCACGCGACCGGGCGCGCGCTGCCGGGCGCGCCGGCGCGCATCGGGGTCCACGTGCCGACGCCGCGCACCGACGGCGAGCACTGGGTCGCGATCGTGGTGCGCGGCGCGCGCGACGTGTCGTGGATCGCGCCGAACGGAGCCTCGCTGCGGGCGCGCGACGGCGAGCTCGCGATGACTGCGCACGCCGGCGGATATCTGCTGCTCGACGCGCGCGATCCCGACGCGGTGCGCGCGGTGATCGGTGGTGGCGGCACGAACGCAGTGCTGCACGCGGGCGACTACCAGCTCGTCGTCACGGGACGCGACGCGCCGTTCGATGCGTGGATCGTCGATGCCCACCTCGGGCCCACGCTCGGCACGCCCGCGCTCGAAGGGCTGCACGTCGTCCCCGGCGAGTCGGTCACGATCCCCGCGACCTCGCCCGAGCTGATCGCGGTCGGCGCGTCGATCGCGCGAGCGCGGCACGGCGAGCTCTCGCTCGAGGCGCGCGACGACGGGAGCGCGGCGTTCTCGGCGCGCGGGCCCTCGGCCACCGGCCAGGCGCGCCCCGACGTGATCGCGCCCGGAGGCTTCTTCGCGGCCGCGCTCTCGAGCGATCTCGAGCCCGACGATCCCTGGAACCTGATCGGCGGCTCGCGCCCCGTGCTCGATCGTCGACGCGTCGACGAGACCCACCTGGTGATCGAAGGGAGCTCGGCCGCCGCCGCAGTCGTCGCGGGCGCGTACGCGCTCGCGCTCTCGACCGCACCCGCCGATCTCGCGCGCGATCGCGCGCTCCTCACGACCACGGCCGACGCGACCGACGCGTGGACCGACACCCGCGGCGCGGGCGTGCTCCGCCTCGATCGGTGGCTCGACGCGCGCCTCGCGCCCGACGTGGCGCGCACGATCGATCCAGCGAGGAGCGCGGTCTCGCTCACCCGCACGATCGCGCTGCCCCGCGCGACCGACGTGCACGCGATCGTGCGCGTGATCGACGTCGCGGGCGAGCAGGTGCACGGCGGGGAGCTCGTGCTGCGCGCGAACGGTCGCGTGCTCGCGCGCGCCGCGATCGCGCACGGCCGCGCCGACGCGGCGTTCACCATCGACGCACCCGCGGGCGAGCACCTCGTGATCGAAGGCGAGGCGAACGGCGTCGCGATCGGCGCATCGACGATCGAAGTGCGCGTCGACGAGAGCCCGCGTGGCGTCGCAGTGCCGCGCGGAGGGATGCAGTGCGCGATCGGCACCACCCGCGACGGCTCGCTCGTGTGGATCGTGATCGCGCTCGCGCTGCTCGCGCGCCGACGCTGA
- a CDS encoding poly(A) polymerase, whose amino-acid sequence MDSSNPEPDPRADLASDDASNEAAAGERDANGSSSVTNGVPRARRSRSRRPPPPAAEPVAEAAEPAKKKRTRRKKPVEEIADAPAEAAEVAEAAPEAPRPAERRRRSRRPPPIAAAEPDAIEAAPSEPEIVAAEVALLVETAVVEIEAPEPDVAPSEIAQTELAPSERAELFAYGDPDAVTEADLAIVRELRAADRATRQRERDRDRRDRPRDRDPRSAPTRVPELPPLPTTGPKPTIHRRAFPSEHLDEDALKVLRRLHRNGFRAYLVGGCVRDLLLGRKAKDFDVATSARPHEVKQLFRNCRIIGRRFRLAHILFGGGKVIETATFRRDPTAAADEDTFVAEAEEAREAIESGELDVPTVLRPAMKARDDDADLLIRNDNVFGEPHEDALRRDFTINGLFYDVERGEVIDYVGGLRDLERRAINTIGLPDVRFREDPVRILRAIKFSARLDLGIDPDCYDAMVAQREELLKAAKPRLLEEILRLLRGGAAHRSIWLAWEMGVLSVVLPELASFLDDDAPRSKLLWGRLDAIDAAVRNKRVPSDSVLLGALLLGPIEEAIEGAKDPSVAYEDFMHEVTESLAVPRRMKERMRAIIGSQRRLRAGRHAPLTRRDFFEEAVQLFELEHAARGQKMPDLHAEAAHPEGDGETVMKRRRRRRARR is encoded by the coding sequence ATGGATTCCTCGAACCCCGAGCCCGACCCGCGCGCTGACCTGGCGTCCGACGACGCGTCGAACGAAGCAGCGGCAGGCGAGCGCGATGCGAACGGCTCTTCGTCGGTGACCAACGGCGTGCCCCGCGCGCGACGATCGCGAAGCCGCCGCCCTCCCCCGCCCGCGGCCGAACCCGTCGCCGAAGCGGCCGAGCCTGCGAAGAAGAAGCGCACGCGCCGCAAGAAGCCCGTCGAAGAGATCGCCGACGCGCCTGCCGAAGCGGCGGAGGTCGCCGAGGCCGCGCCCGAGGCGCCCCGCCCCGCCGAGCGCCGCCGTCGCAGCCGCCGCCCGCCGCCGATCGCCGCCGCCGAGCCCGATGCGATCGAGGCCGCGCCCTCCGAGCCCGAGATCGTCGCGGCCGAGGTCGCGCTCCTGGTCGAGACCGCGGTCGTCGAGATCGAGGCACCGGAGCCCGACGTGGCGCCGAGCGAGATCGCGCAGACCGAGCTCGCCCCGAGCGAGCGCGCGGAGCTCTTCGCGTACGGCGATCCCGACGCCGTGACCGAGGCCGACCTCGCGATCGTCCGCGAGCTGCGCGCCGCGGATCGCGCGACGCGCCAGCGGGAGCGCGATCGGGACCGCCGCGATCGCCCGCGCGATCGTGATCCGCGATCCGCGCCCACGCGCGTCCCCGAGCTCCCGCCGCTCCCGACCACCGGCCCCAAGCCGACGATCCATCGCCGCGCGTTCCCCTCGGAGCACCTCGACGAGGACGCGCTCAAGGTGCTGCGCCGCCTGCACCGCAACGGCTTCCGCGCCTACCTCGTCGGCGGCTGCGTCCGCGACCTGCTCCTCGGCCGCAAGGCGAAGGACTTCGACGTCGCGACCAGCGCGCGGCCGCACGAGGTCAAGCAGCTCTTCCGCAACTGCCGGATCATCGGCCGTCGCTTCCGGCTCGCGCACATCCTCTTCGGCGGCGGGAAGGTCATCGAGACCGCCACGTTCCGCCGCGATCCCACGGCCGCGGCCGACGAGGACACGTTCGTCGCGGAGGCCGAGGAGGCACGCGAGGCGATCGAGAGCGGTGAGCTCGACGTGCCGACCGTGCTGCGCCCCGCGATGAAGGCGCGCGACGACGACGCGGACCTGCTCATCCGCAACGACAACGTCTTCGGTGAGCCGCACGAGGACGCGCTGCGCCGCGACTTCACGATCAACGGGCTCTTCTACGACGTCGAGCGCGGCGAGGTGATCGACTACGTCGGCGGCCTGCGCGATCTCGAGCGCCGCGCGATCAACACGATCGGCCTGCCCGACGTGCGGTTCCGCGAAGATCCGGTGCGCATCCTGCGCGCGATCAAGTTCTCGGCGCGCCTCGATCTCGGCATCGATCCCGACTGCTACGACGCGATGGTCGCGCAGCGCGAGGAGCTCCTGAAGGCCGCGAAGCCCCGCCTGCTCGAGGAGATCCTGCGGCTCCTGCGCGGCGGCGCGGCGCACCGCTCGATCTGGCTGGCGTGGGAGATGGGCGTGCTCTCGGTGGTGCTGCCCGAGCTCGCGTCGTTCCTCGACGACGACGCGCCGCGCTCGAAGCTGCTCTGGGGACGCCTCGACGCGATCGACGCGGCCGTGCGCAACAAGCGCGTGCCCAGCGACTCGGTGCTGCTCGGCGCGCTGCTGCTCGGTCCGATCGAAGAGGCGATCGAGGGCGCGAAGGATCCCAGCGTCGCCTACGAAGACTTCATGCACGAGGTCACCGAGTCGCTCGCGGTGCCGCGCCGCATGAAGGAGCGCATGCGCGCGATCATCGGCTCGCAGCGACGCCTGCGCGCCGGGCGCCACGCGCCGCTCACGCGCCGCGACTTCTTCGAAGAGGCGGTGCAGCTCTTCGAGCTCGAGCACGCCGCGCGCGGCCAGAAGATGCCCGATCTCCACGCCGAGGCAGCGCACCCCGAGGGCGACGGCGAGACCGTGATGAAGCGCCGCCGGCGCCGTCGCGCGCGCCGCTGA
- a CDS encoding ABC transporter permease, which produces MLAALRAVVTKEVCQTLRDKRMMVLLIAAPVLQLVIFGNAVSFEIDRVPTVVVDHDRSAASRTFVQRLLADRTLELAGEALTADEAARALVTGRAAAAVVIEQDFARRIARGVQGEPAAVQVIVDGTNPNKSSVAANAASRFSQVAAREAIGERLARLGASAPRFTPPPTLEARVLYNPRLRTPVYMVPGIMAMLLLVVTTIITAMGLARERESGTLEQVLVTPVRPPVLIAGKMLPFAAIGLFDFGLAMAVGAYAFDMPIRGSLVLLSGVTLLYLVATLSAGLLISTISRTQQQAFMGGFLFMLPAALLSGIMTPIHAMPSWLQPLTLVNPLRHYAIAMRAVLLRGAGPEDVLPEILALAAIGGTLAALAATRFRKTLG; this is translated from the coding sequence ATGCTCGCCGCGCTCCGCGCCGTGGTGACCAAGGAGGTGTGCCAGACCCTGCGCGACAAGCGCATGATGGTGCTGCTCATCGCGGCGCCGGTCCTGCAGCTCGTCATCTTCGGCAACGCGGTGAGCTTCGAGATCGATCGCGTCCCCACCGTCGTCGTCGATCACGATCGCAGCGCCGCGTCGCGCACGTTCGTGCAGCGCCTGCTCGCCGATCGCACGCTCGAGCTCGCGGGCGAAGCGCTCACCGCCGACGAGGCCGCGCGCGCGCTGGTCACCGGCCGTGCCGCGGCCGCAGTCGTGATCGAGCAGGACTTCGCGCGGCGCATCGCGCGCGGCGTGCAGGGCGAGCCCGCCGCGGTGCAGGTGATCGTCGACGGCACGAACCCCAACAAGAGCAGCGTCGCCGCCAACGCCGCGTCGCGCTTCTCGCAGGTCGCGGCCCGCGAAGCGATCGGCGAGCGCCTCGCGCGCCTCGGCGCATCCGCGCCGCGCTTCACGCCGCCGCCCACGCTCGAGGCGCGCGTCCTCTACAACCCGCGCCTCCGCACGCCCGTCTACATGGTGCCCGGCATCATGGCGATGCTCCTGCTCGTCGTGACGACGATCATCACCGCGATGGGCCTCGCCCGAGAGCGCGAGAGCGGCACGCTCGAGCAGGTGCTCGTCACGCCGGTGCGCCCGCCCGTGCTCATCGCGGGCAAGATGCTCCCCTTCGCGGCGATCGGTCTCTTCGACTTCGGCCTCGCGATGGCGGTCGGCGCGTACGCGTTCGACATGCCGATCCGCGGCTCGCTCGTGCTGCTCTCGGGCGTGACGCTTCTCTATCTCGTCGCGACGCTGAGCGCGGGCCTGCTCATCTCGACGATCAGCCGCACCCAGCAGCAGGCGTTCATGGGCGGCTTCCTCTTCATGCTCCCGGCGGCGCTGCTCTCCGGGATCATGACGCCCATCCACGCGATGCCCTCGTGGCTGCAGCCGCTCACGCTGGTGAACCCGCTCCGGCACTACGCGATCGCGATGCGCGCGGTGCTGCTGCGCGGCGCGGGGCCCGAGGACGTGCTGCCCGAGATCCTCGCGCTCGCGGCGATCGGCGGGACGCTCGCGGCGCTCGCCGCGACCCGTTTCCGGAAGACGCTGGGCTGA
- a CDS encoding ABC transporter permease translates to MNRTLTRVLAIAHKEVLHVLRDVRTLYLALGMPVVMLVLFGFGVSFDLDDIPLVVVDQDGTAASRELVRRMIASGELIEVARVSDPDEAEHLFVTGDAAAALIIPRGFADDLGAGRATELQLLVDGADNSTATNVLAKVDALVAVIGGDLAARGARATPPIDTRVITWFNPQARSALYLVPGLAAYVLAIVAVLLTALTVAREWERGSMQQLFATPVSRLEIVVGKLLPYLGLGAIAVLLVLASGAWIFDVPMRGDPVALGVCALLFLVGMLGQGLLISVVTQNQMVATQVATMSSMLPSMLLSGFLFPIENMPLPLQVISNVVPARYFIDALRGVLLRGNGFAELWGDVLALAIFATVVLAIATRRFKREIA, encoded by the coding sequence GTGAACCGGACGCTCACCCGCGTCCTCGCGATCGCGCACAAGGAGGTGCTCCACGTCCTGCGCGACGTGCGCACGCTCTACCTCGCGCTCGGGATGCCGGTCGTGATGCTCGTGCTCTTCGGGTTCGGCGTGAGCTTCGATCTCGACGACATCCCACTGGTCGTCGTCGATCAGGACGGCACCGCCGCCTCGCGCGAGCTGGTGCGCCGCATGATCGCGAGCGGCGAGCTGATCGAGGTCGCGCGCGTCTCCGATCCCGACGAGGCCGAGCACCTCTTCGTCACCGGCGACGCCGCGGCCGCGCTGATCATCCCGCGCGGGTTCGCCGACGATCTCGGTGCGGGCCGCGCCACCGAGCTCCAGCTCCTCGTCGACGGCGCCGACAACAGCACCGCGACCAACGTGCTCGCGAAGGTCGACGCGCTGGTCGCGGTGATCGGCGGTGATCTCGCGGCACGTGGCGCGCGCGCTACGCCACCGATCGACACCCGCGTCATCACCTGGTTCAACCCGCAGGCGCGCTCCGCCCTCTACCTCGTCCCCGGCCTCGCCGCGTACGTGCTCGCGATCGTCGCGGTGCTGCTCACCGCGCTCACGGTCGCGCGCGAGTGGGAGCGCGGCTCGATGCAGCAGCTCTTCGCGACGCCGGTGTCGCGCCTCGAGATCGTCGTCGGCAAGCTGCTGCCCTACCTCGGGCTCGGCGCGATCGCGGTGCTGCTCGTGCTCGCATCGGGCGCGTGGATCTTCGACGTCCCGATGCGCGGCGATCCCGTCGCGCTCGGCGTGTGCGCGCTGCTCTTCCTCGTCGGCATGCTCGGCCAGGGCCTGCTGATCAGCGTCGTCACCCAGAACCAGATGGTCGCGACCCAGGTCGCCACGATGAGCTCGATGCTCCCCTCGATGTTGCTCTCGGGGTTCCTCTTCCCGATCGAGAACATGCCGCTGCCGCTCCAGGTGATCTCGAACGTCGTGCCCGCGCGCTACTTCATCGACGCGCTGCGCGGCGTGCTCCTGCGCGGCAACGGCTTCGCCGAGCTCTGGGGCGACGTGCTCGCGCTCGCCATCTTCGCGACGGTCGTGCTCGCGATCGCGACGCGCCGCTTCAAGCGGGAGATCGCGTGA